In Oreochromis aureus strain Israel breed Guangdong linkage group 20, ZZ_aureus, whole genome shotgun sequence, the following are encoded in one genomic region:
- the ncoa6 gene encoding nuclear receptor coactivator 6 isoform X3 has translation MAHHRTPPETSQRTEYLEADNESDRDSGVGDDAGEDADSCHGSTVTEEEKLEKHDGGEEEDFTVFVAFQGNMDDEDFTQKLETILSGIPNVLNMGPERLQPQHVEPWNSVRVTFNIPRDAAERLRLLAQNNQQQLRDLGILSVQIEGEGAINVAMGPNRGQEVRVNGPMGAPGQIRMDAGFPGQPGPGGVRMANPSMVPPGPGMVGQTMLPSSSGQIHPRLQRPPSQTDAMDPMMSVQQQQQLQHQQAGPHGSGPMPPQAAHHMQALQAGRPLNPAALQQLQHQHHQQQQAQQQAQLSQLGPRPPFNQSGQMAAPSGWSQLPPGVLQPPTAQGGPAWRKPPPQAQMIQRPPSLATVQTPSHPPPPYPVGSQQAGQVFGAMGQGQLQQQQQAGMGQFAAPQPKGQQPAAGVAGPPRPPPPLPPTTGPQGNLTAKSPGSSSSPFQQGSPGTPPMMAQRPTTPQGFPQGVGSPGRAALSQQGNMQQAFMGMPQHGQPGAQVHPGMPKRPIGFPNPNFVQGQVSASTPGTPVGGPGQQLQSGQAMAHTGAQPSASTPSSMQGPPHAPPSVMGVQSGMAGSAPGTTAGPSMGQQQPGLQTQMMGLQHQAQPVSSSPSQMVQGQGAGQTVLSRPINQGQRGGMTPPKQMMPQQGQGVMHGQGQMVGGQGHQAMLLQQQQQQQQQQNSMMEQMVANQMQGNKQAFGGKMPAGVMPGQMMRGPSPNVPGNMAQFQGQVGPQQMTPQQQQQMAQLQQQQMQQHQLQQQLQQQQQQQHQQMSQQQSQQVPVAGNPNQAMGMHGQQMRLPSGHPLIQQQLQQQQLQQQQKQQQAMMQQQQQQQQQAAQQHPHAMGDPNSGTGDLGVQQMVPDMQAQQQQGMMGGPQHMQMGNGHFPGHGMNFNSQFPGQMQIAGPCGQPGGFPVSKDVTLTSPLLVNLLQSDISASQFGPGGKQGAGGGNPAKPKKKKPARKKKPKEGEGQQQVEGLGSLEVAAGMEDAELPNLGGEHGMGLDNAGQKHPEFANRPAGFPGQPGDQRVLQQVPMQFMQQQQQQPPSQQQQQQQQQQQQQPPSQQQQMQQQQQQQPPSQQQQQQMQHMQQQQMQQQQMQHQQQQMQQQIQQQQQQLQQQQQLQQQQQQLQQQQMQHMQQIQGLQNAQGQQGMSGQQGMSGQQTTGQGQPQMHPHQLQQQPQQQPQQQPHLQQQQQQQMMMMLKMQQEQAKNRMPIPPGGQLPPRGMGNQTEVQRHPVSQQGNMPVMISLQGPGGVPPSPDKARGMPLMVNAQLAGAARRMSNSDAGQAPQGTGSEEAPSGAHSKQDRPGGPEMGGQPGNGPQQIVGNQASNTHMMKQGPGPAQMPQHTGASPQQQLPTQPQQGGPMPGLHFPNVPTTSQSSRPKTPNRASPRPYHHPLTPTNRPPSTEPSEINLSPERLNASIAGLFPPKINIPLPPRQPNLNRGFDQQGLNPTTLKAIGQAPPSLTLPGNNNGSAGANNTNNNQQAFSAGSGAGMVGAKQDKPAGVQGKRASPSNSRRSSPASSRKSATPSPGRQKGAKMAVSGPPHQQQLVSPQGQTMMLSPTSVPPSPVSMASQVTGSMEAQQTQSNLHGIQGNPADGVRDSQGMITAEQRQMPQSQSQPQPLRELSAPRMTSPRLPAPHQPKTDLELQTGTVDRQLTHSAPVQESEVSPAIRAAPTSLNQLLDNTGVPNMSLRPIQSSTVRDVMGKDSPKSAFDPERPLHSNSQSTDVAVSVANTAETEAKLKPAVPVPTSSPNLLPVSVLGSHPPNSMNSNTTPSLNQNPVSSLGVIPSSNVNPTPTHSVSTNTNATTSVNPSTIASSQISSASTVSNSLNSSSAVNQIGSAPKPSPSPKTVTSVHSVIQIPASSSTISPNQITVFVASNPITSAPASQPPTSMVSTMVAVPHRNIRPQDIRQQNSASRPPQFITTTPVFINPIFQVPSSSVAPNTTVVSQSVTMVGSIQVSNANIQLSAAPTSTQSSATNMTSSQPTRNAVGQLQIATSMSSPAPAPPLGLQSNPAANKTESPGEATSTPKSHPVPQPSPHPSPSASSPFQPPLASPPPCSSPGAVNTVRKSPVSSSPTAQLRSKPAQVAVAVSVTADSQQSSVERPGQGHTGAVPPQVFHPPASPAIQTEAQAPHTTAVSQNTLAMPAVSSPVPVPGQVTAPTQIISQTQAHAPASVSTPMQAVTSQAPVVAVVATPTGVSSPAVLSTVPLVQSPVPSIIPTLATPGPVQEGPQTTSSPAGNPSGVPAGQSDPATAVEPSIPTAGAAAETTQTTAAPIQQEAPQSQEPTATEKTGEEASTGSEQGAAVEKPKGPSRRSSRAEKEVEEEPVADSSLRKRSARPATSAAVKEAGASPTQAKRRKSK, from the exons ATGGCACACCACCGGACCCCACCTGAGACATCCCAGAGGACAGAGTACCTAGAGGCTGATAATGAATCCGACAGGGACTCTGGTGTTGGGGATGATGCAGGAGAGGATGCTGACAGTTGCCATGGAAGCACagtaacagaagaagaaaaacttgaGAAGCATGATGGTGGGGAGGAAGAAGATTTTACAGTCTTTGTTGCCTTTCAAGGAAATATGGATGATGAAGACTTCACTCAGAAACTTGAGACAATCCTCAGTGGGATTCCAAATGTGCTCAATATGG GCCCTGAGCGGCTTCAACCGCAGCACGTGGAGCCGTGGAACAGCGTGCGGGTTACCTTCAACATTCCTCGGGATGCTGCTGAGCGACTCCGTCTGTTGGCCCAGAACaaccagcagcagctcagagacCTGGGGATTCTCTCTGTCCAGATAGAAG GGGAAGGTGCCATCAATGTGGCTATGGGACCAAATCGAGGACAAGAAGTAAGGGTGAATGGACCAATGGGTGCACCTGGTCAGATAAGAATGGATGCTGGTTTTCCTGGTCAGCCTGGTCCAG GAGGGGTTCGGATGGCTAATCCATCGATGGTTCCTCCAGGGCCTGGCATGGTAGGTCAGACTATGTTACCAAGTAGTAGTGGACAGATCCACCCTCGACTTCAGAGACCACCTTCACAAACAG ATGCAATGGATCCAATGATGTCagtccagcagcagcaacagcttcAGCATCAACAGGCTGGTCCCCATGGCTCAGGCCCCATGCCTCCTCAAGCTGCCCATCACATGCAGGCTCTACAGGCTGGGAGACCTCTCAATCCTGCTGCACTGCAGCAGCTACAACATCAGCATCACCAGCAGCAACAGGCTCAGCAACAAGCTCAGCTCTCCCAACTTGGACCTAGACCTCCATTCAACCAATCAGGCCAGATGGCTGCGCCCTCTGGTTGGAGTCAGTTGCCTCCTGGTGTCCTCCAACCACCAACGGCCCAAGGAGGCCCTGCCTGGAGAAAGCCCCCACCCCAAGCACAGATGATTCAACGCCCACCTTCCCTTGCTACAGTTCAGACCCCCAGTCATCCTCCGCCCCCCTACCCAGTTGGCAGCCAGCAGGCTGGGCAGGTATTCGGTGCCATGGGACAGGGACAactacagcaacaacaacaagctgGAATGGGTCAGTTTGCTGCTCCCCAGCCTAAAGGTCAACAGCCTGCCGCTGGTGTTGCAGGGCCACCAAGACCTCCTCCACCCCTACCACCAACTACTGGACCACAGGGTAACCTCACTGCCAAATCCCCTGGTTCGTCCTCATCTCCTTTTCAGCAGGGTTCACCGGGGACACCACCTATGATGGCTCAGAGACCTACAACTCCGCAGGGCTTCCCCCAGGGTGTAGGTTCACCAGGAAGGGCAGCCCTCAGTCAACAGGGTAACATGCAACAGGCATTTATGGGAATGCCACAGCATGGACAGCCTGGGGCCCAAGTTCACCCAG GTATGCCAAAGCGTCCCATAGGCTTTCCAAACCCAAACTTTGTTCAAGGTCAGGTGAGTGCTAGCACTCCAGGAACCCCTGTTGGAGGCCCCGGCCAGCAGCTACAGAGCGGCCAAGCAATGGCTCACACAG GAGCTCAACCATCAGCCTCTACACCAAGCTCAATGCAGGGACCACCCCATGCTCCACCTAGTGTTATGGGTGTTCAAAGTGGCATGGCTGGTTCAGCGCCTGGTACAACTGCTGGGCCTAGTATGGGCCAGCAACAGCCTGGCCTCCAGACCCAGATGATGGGCCTCCAGCATCAGGCCCAGCCTGTGTCCTCCTCCCCCAGCCAGATGGTTCAAGGCCAGGGTGCCGGTCAGACTGTCCTTTCAAGGCCCATCAATCAAGGGCAGAGAGGAGGGATGACCCCACCCAAGCAGATGATGCCTCAGCAAGGCCAGGGGGTGATGCATGGGCAGGGTCAGATGGTTGGAGGCCAAGGTCACCAGGCCAtgctcctgcagcagcagcagcaacaacagcagcaacaaaacTCAATGATGGAACAAATGGTTGCCAACCAGATGCAAGGCAACAAGCAGGCTTTCGGGGGCAAGATGCCAGCTGGGGTTATGCCTGGGCAGATGATGCGTGGTCCTTCTCCAAATGTACCAGGTAATATGGCTCAGTTCCAGGGTCAGGTTGGCCCACAGCAGATGACtccacagcagcaacagcaaatGGCTCAACTTCAGCAGCAGCAAATGCAACAACACCAGCTGCAACAGCAgctacaacagcagcagcaacagcagcaccagcagATGAGTCAGCAACAGTCGCAACAGGTTCCTGTTGCTGGAAATCCTAATCAAGCTATGGGCATGCATGGGCAACAGATGAGACTGCCTTCTGGGCACCCTCTCATTCAACAACAATTGCAACAGCAGCAGttacaacagcagcagaagcaacaACAAGCCATgatgcaacagcagcagcaacaacaacaacaggcagcTCAGCAACATCCACATGCAATGGGGGATCCCAACAGTGGGACAGGAGATTTGGGAGTACAACAAATGGTTCCTGATATGCAGGCACAGCAACagcaaggcatgatgggaggcCCTCAGCACATGCAGATGGGAAATGGACACTTTCCAGGTCATGGCATGAATTTCAACTCACAGTTTCCAGGTCAGATGCAGATTGCAGGACCTTGTGGACAGCCAGGTGGCTTTCCTGTTAGCAAAGATGTTACACTGACGAGCCCACTGCTGGTCAATCTGCTGCAGAGTGATATTTCAGCCAGCCAGTTTGGACCAGGAGGAAAACAAGGAGCAGGTGGGGGAAATCCAGCCAAACCCAAAAAGAAGAAGCCAGCACGCAAGAAGAAGCCCAAAGAGGGAGAAGGTCAACAGCAAGTAGAGGGACTTGG TAGTCTTGAAGTGGCTGCTGGCATGGAGGATGCTGAACTGCCAAATCTAGGTGGTGAACATGGTATGGGTTTAGACAACGCAGGCCAGAAACACCCTGAATTTGCTAACAGGCCTGCAG GCTTTCCTGGCCAACCTGGAGACCAGAGAGTATTGCAGCAAGTACCCATGCAATttatgcagcagcagcaacaacaaccaccatcacagcagcaacaacaacagcagcagcagcaacaacaacaaccaccatcacagcaacagcagatgcagcagcagcagcaacaacaaccaccatcacagcaacaacaacagcagatgCAGCACATGCAACAACAGCAGATGCAGCAACAACAAatgcagcatcagcagcaaCAAATGCAACAGCAAatacagcaacagcagcaacagttgcagcagcagcaacagttacagcaacaacagcaacagttGCAACAGCAGCAGATGCAACACATGCAACAGATACAAGGTCTCCAGAATGCGCAAGGGCAGCAGGGGATGTCAGGGCAGCAGGGGATGTCAGGGCAGCAGACTACAGGTCAAGGCCAGCCCCAAATGCACCCTCATCAGctacagcagcaaccacagcagcaaccacaacagcaaccacACTTGCAACAGCAG CAACAAcagcagatgatgatgatgctgaagatgcagcaggaGCAGGCGAAGAATCGTATGCCCATCCCTCCAGGAGGGCAGCTACCTCCCCGAGGAATGGGCAATCAAACTGAGGTGCAAAGACATCCTGTCTCACAGCAAGGCAACATGCCTGTGATGATCAGCCTTCAAGGACCTGGAGGGGTGCCACCGTCACCTGACAAAGCTAGAGGAATGCCCCTGATGGTAAACGCACAG CTTGCAGGGGCTGCACGACGAATGTCCAATTCTGATGCAGGACAGGCCCCCCAAGGTACTGGATCTGAAGAAGCCCCTTCAGGTGCCCACTCAAAGCAGGACAGACCTGGTGGCCCAGAAATGGGGGGACAACCAGGAAATGGCCCTCAACAGATTGTGGGCAATCAGGCCTCCAACACTCACATGATGAAGCAAGGCCCTGGTCCCGCGCAGATGCCCCAGCATACTGGAGCTAGTCCTCAGCAGCAGTTACCCACTCAACCTCAACAAGGAGGCCCCATGCCTGGTCTTCATTTCCCCAATGTCCCAACAACCTCACAAAGTTCAAGGCCTAAAACCCCCAACAGAGCCAGCCCCAGACCATACCACCatcccctcaccccaaccaatcgtCCACCCAGTACTGAACCCTCAGAAATTAACCTTTCACCCGAGAGGCTGAATGCCTCTATTGCAGGGCTTTTTCCTCCCAAAATTAACATTCCTCTGCCGCCCAGGCAGCCAAACCTAAACAGAGGATTTGATCAGCAAGGTCTTAATCCAACAACTCTGAAAGCCATTGGACAGGCACCTCCTAGCCTAACTTTACCAGGAAACAACAATGGCAGTGCTGGTGCAAATAACACTAACAACAATCAGCAGGCATTTTCTGCTGGTTCTGGTGCTGGGATGGTAGGTGCTAAACAGGACAAACCAGCTGGAGTGCAGGGTAAGAGGGCAAGTCCCAGCAATAGTAGGAGGTCAAGCCCAGCCTCTAGTCGTAAGTCAGCCACCCCAAGTCCAGGAAGACAGAAAGGGGCAAAAATGGCTGTCTCTGGCCCTCCACACCAGCAGCAGTTGGTCAGTCCTCAGGGCCAAACAATGATGCTAAGCCCTACCTCAGTTCCTCCAAGTCCAGTATCTATGGCTTCACAAGTGACTGGTTCCATGGAGGCGCAGCAGACCCAGAGCAACCTTCATGGAATTCAAGGTAACCCTGCTGATGGAGTCAGGGATAGTCAGGGAATGATAACAGCAGAGCAGCGACAGATGCCACAGTCTCAGTCACAGCCACAGCCTTTAAGGGAGTTATCAGCACCCAGAATGACTAGCCCTCGTCTGCCTGCACCTCATCAGCCTAAAACTGACTTGGAACTGCAGACTGGCACTGTTGATAGGCAGCTGACACACTCAGCACCTGTACAGGAGTCTGAGGTCTCACCTGCTATCAGAGCAGCCCCGACTTCCCTAAACCAGTTACTGGATAACACAGGTGTTCCAAATATGTCCCTGAGACCCATACAGAGTAGTACTGTTAGGGATGTGATGGGAAAGGACAGTCCTAAATCTGCTTTTGATCCAGAAAGACCACTTCACAGTAATTCCCAGAGCACAGATGTGGCAGTGTCTGTTGCTAATACTGCAGAAACCGAAGCTAAACTCAAACCTGCTGTCCCAGTCCCTACCAGCAGTCCTAACTTACTGCCTGTTTCAGTTCTTGGTTCACACCCTCCCAATAGCATGAACTCCAATACCACTCCCAGCCTTAATCAAAACCCAGTTTCCAGTCTTGGTGTCATTCCTAGTTCAAATGTAAATCCAACACCTACACACTCAGTCAGTACCAACACTAATGCCACCACAAGTGTAAACCCCAGTACAATTGCTTCCAGTCAGATTAGTTCTGCATCCACTGTTAGTAATAGTTTGAATTCTAGCTCTGCTGTCAACCAAATTGGTTCAGCTCCAAAACCAAGCCCTAGTCCTAAAACTGTGACAAGTGTCCACTCAGTCATACAGATCCCTGCTTCTTCTAGCACCATTTCCCCCAACCAGATCACTGTGTTTGTGGCCTCAAACCCTATCACTTCTGCCCCTGCTTCACAGCCACCCACATCTATGGTTTCCACTATGGTGGCTGTCCCTCACAGGAACATTAGACCTCAAGACATCCGGCAGCAGAACTCAGCATCCCGACCTCCTCAGTTCATCACAACCACCCCTGTATTTATCAACCCAATTTTCCAGGTCCCAAGTTCATCTGTGGCTCCCAATACTACAGTGGTATCTCAGTCAGTCACCATGGTGGGGTCTATCCAAGTGTCAAATGCAAATATCCAACTGTCTGCTGCTCCAACCTCTACCCAGTCCTCAGCGACTAACATGACCAGCAGTCAGCCCACTAGAAATGCTGTTGGACAGCTTCAGATTGCCACTAGTATGTCATCACCGGCCCCAGCACCTCCCCTAGGTCTTCAAAGTAACCCAGCagctaacaaaacagaaagcccTGGTGAGGCTACTTCTACTCCAAAATCTCACCCAGTCCCACAACCATCTCCTCATCCCAGCCCTTCAGCATCTTCTCCCTTTCAGCCACCTCTGGCTTCTCCTCCTCCCTGCTCTAGTCCTGGGGCTGTTAACACCGTCCGGAAAAGCCCTGTTTCTTCATCTCCAACTGCCCAGTTAAGAAGTAAGCCTGCACAGGTTGCTGTAGCTGTTTCTGTTACAGCGGACTCCCAGCAAAGTTCTGTGGAAAGGCCTGGACAGGGGCACACAGGGGCTGTGCCGCCACAGGTCTTTCATCCTCCTGCTAGTCCAGCCATTCAGACTGAAGCACAAGCTCCCCATACTACTGCTGTTTCCCAAAACACCCTTGCTATGCCTGCAGTTTCATCTCCAGTCCCAGTTCCTGGTCAAGTCACTGCTCCTACTCAGATTATAAGCCAGACTCAAGCACATGCACCAGCTTCAGTCTCAACCCCAATGCAAGCTGTAACATCTCAAGCTCCTGTTGTGGCTGTAGTTGCTACTCCCACTGGTGTTTCTtctccagctgtgctctccACGGTTCCCCTTGTACAAAGTCCAGTACCGTCCATTATTCCAACCCTTGCCACACCTGGACCTGTTCAGGAGGGTCCCCAGACCACATCCTCTCCAGCTGGTAACCCAAGCGGAGTTCCAGCAGGCCAGTCTGACCCTGCAACAGCTGTGGAGCCCTCCATCCCAACAGCTGGAGCAGCTGCTGAAACCACTCAGACCACAGCAG CACCTATTCAACAAGAAGCTCCACAGTCACAGGAACCTACTGCCACCGAGAAGACAG gtGAAGAGGCCTCGACTGGTTCTGAACAGGG AGCTGCTGTGGAGAAGCCCAAAGGGCCAAGCAGGCGCAGCTCCCGGGCTGAGaaagaggtggaggaggagccAGTAGCAGACAGCAGCCTTAGGAAGAGATCGGCCAGGCCTGCAACCAGTGCTGCTGTAAAAG AAGCTGGAGCGAGCCCCACACAGGCCAAGAGAAGGAAGTCTAAGTAG